The following are encoded together in the Phyllopteryx taeniolatus isolate TA_2022b chromosome 21, UOR_Ptae_1.2, whole genome shotgun sequence genome:
- the heyl gene encoding hairy/enhancer-of-split related with YRPW motif-like protein isoform X1: MKRPHDFSSESDTDELIDVGREDGYCPVTGSMSPGSASQILARKKRRGIIEKRRRDRINHSLSELRRLVPSAFEKQGSSKLEKAEILQMTVDHLKLLHAMGGKGYFDARALAVDYRTLGFRECVGEVVRYLSSLEGESPDPIGTRLVTHLSHCASELDPLILQSPPTSALPFPPWPWMSFPQMSASLPASSSPPFPTGRRELALMGSYPPGATLRLAPLAGCQRGVPPLLAPTALATVHRLPSPAASPSSGPPRPTQASPRGTSRNSPLPPAPSSSSPTTGPPLVSFRPFAPLASSAIQRRGLSGSAKSAQGWATEIGAF; the protein is encoded by the exons ATGAAGAGACCTCACGACTTCAGCTCAGAGTCGGACACGGACGAGCTGATTGATGTGGGACGAGAGGACGGCTACTG CCCAGTCACCGGCTCCATGTCCCCTGGCAGTGCATCACAGATTCTGGCCCGAAAGAAGAGAAGAGGG ATCATTGAGAAGAGGCGCAGGGACCGGATCAACCACAGCCTGTCGGAGCTAAGGAGGCTGGTGCCAAGTGCTTTTGAGAAACAG GGCTCTTCAAAGTTGGAGAAAGCTGAAATTCTGCAAATGACTGTCGATCACCTCAAACTTCTTCATGCTATGGGAGGGAAAG GATACTTTGACGCGAGGGCTCTGGCAGTGGATTACAGGACTCTGGGCTTCAGGGAGTGCGTTGGAGAGGTGGTCCGGTACCTCAGCTCCCTTGAAGGAGAGTCTCCGGACCCGATCGGCACCCGCCTGGTCACCCATCTTTCCCACTGTGCAAGCGAGCTGGACCCGTTGATTCTTCAGTCGCCCCCAACCTCCGCTTTGCCCTTCCCTCCTTGGCCCTGGATGTCCTTCCCCCAGATGTCCGCCTCCCTGCCAGCCTCATCCTCACCGCCGTTCCCCACCGGACGAAGGGAACTCGCCTTGATGGGGAGCTACCCGCCGGGCGCAACCCTCCGCCTCGCACCCCTGGCCGGCTGCCAGCGGGGGGTGCCGCCCCTCCTTGCCCCCACGGCTCTAGCTACAGTTCACAGGCTGCCATCCCCCGCGGCGTCCCCATCCTCGGGTCCGCCCAGGCCGACGCAGGCGTCCCCTCGCGGCACCTCCAGGAACTCGCCTCTTCCTCCtgccccttcctcttcctctccaaCTACCGGACCACCGCTCGTCTCTTTCAGACCGTTTGCACCTCTGGCTTCTTCCGCAATCCAGCGTAGGGGCTTGAGTGGATCAGCCAAGTCGGCCCAAGGATGGGCGACTGAAATTGGAGCTTTTTGA
- the heyl gene encoding hairy/enhancer-of-split related with YRPW motif-like protein isoform X2 — protein MSPGSASQILARKKRRGIIEKRRRDRINHSLSELRRLVPSAFEKQGSSKLEKAEILQMTVDHLKLLHAMGGKGYFDARALAVDYRTLGFRECVGEVVRYLSSLEGESPDPIGTRLVTHLSHCASELDPLILQSPPTSALPFPPWPWMSFPQMSASLPASSSPPFPTGRRELALMGSYPPGATLRLAPLAGCQRGVPPLLAPTALATVHRLPSPAASPSSGPPRPTQASPRGTSRNSPLPPAPSSSSPTTGPPLVSFRPFAPLASSAIQRRGLSGSAKSAQGWATEIGAF, from the exons ATGTCCCCTGGCAGTGCATCACAGATTCTGGCCCGAAAGAAGAGAAGAGGG ATCATTGAGAAGAGGCGCAGGGACCGGATCAACCACAGCCTGTCGGAGCTAAGGAGGCTGGTGCCAAGTGCTTTTGAGAAACAG GGCTCTTCAAAGTTGGAGAAAGCTGAAATTCTGCAAATGACTGTCGATCACCTCAAACTTCTTCATGCTATGGGAGGGAAAG GATACTTTGACGCGAGGGCTCTGGCAGTGGATTACAGGACTCTGGGCTTCAGGGAGTGCGTTGGAGAGGTGGTCCGGTACCTCAGCTCCCTTGAAGGAGAGTCTCCGGACCCGATCGGCACCCGCCTGGTCACCCATCTTTCCCACTGTGCAAGCGAGCTGGACCCGTTGATTCTTCAGTCGCCCCCAACCTCCGCTTTGCCCTTCCCTCCTTGGCCCTGGATGTCCTTCCCCCAGATGTCCGCCTCCCTGCCAGCCTCATCCTCACCGCCGTTCCCCACCGGACGAAGGGAACTCGCCTTGATGGGGAGCTACCCGCCGGGCGCAACCCTCCGCCTCGCACCCCTGGCCGGCTGCCAGCGGGGGGTGCCGCCCCTCCTTGCCCCCACGGCTCTAGCTACAGTTCACAGGCTGCCATCCCCCGCGGCGTCCCCATCCTCGGGTCCGCCCAGGCCGACGCAGGCGTCCCCTCGCGGCACCTCCAGGAACTCGCCTCTTCCTCCtgccccttcctcttcctctccaaCTACCGGACCACCGCTCGTCTCTTTCAGACCGTTTGCACCTCTGGCTTCTTCCGCAATCCAGCGTAGGGGCTTGAGTGGATCAGCCAAGTCGGCCCAAGGATGGGCGACTGAAATTGGAGCTTTTTGA
- the LOC133470802 gene encoding coagulation factor XI-like yields MRKLLNRHSHCGLTEKMEAYLILISVLSISSLSSSQECHRELLENVDFPGTDIKFVYSPDAQHCQHLCTQHPSCLFFTYICADWTSDNRHFYCYLKSTPSGQPKVQTPLLGVTSGYSLKPCGPDPQPCLSRVYPNVDFPGADYRVLFTADYEECQRVCTEDPFCQFFTFVNDVFTPAKIRYKCHLKFSWPLPRTSNVNRKTGLVSGFSHSTKLTQYSDTACSVKLFPSTDIPGSNIESQSAGTPEHCLALCSAHPRCTYFSFESKALTCHLKSNPNELVLKAKEDVTSGIATHFCQQNTDWAKTALDGVNFHGSDMLFELVDDEIICQKTCSIDQNCQFYTYVNENFEDSDIWRHCYLKRVTTMPAPPKVTKLANVVSGFTKRNCI; encoded by the exons ATGAGGAAACTGCTAAACAGACACAGTCACTGTGGACTCACTGAGAAAATGGAAGCGTATTTAATCCTAATAAGCGTCCTCTCTATTAGTAGTCTCTCCTCAAGCCAAG AATGTCATCGGGAATTGTTGGAGAATGTTGACTTTCCGGGGACGGACATCAAATTTGTGTACTCTCCTGATGCGCAGCACTGTCAGCATTTGTGCACACAACACCCGTCTTGTCTCTTCTTTACATATATATGTGCTGACTGGACCAGTGATAACag GCATTTTTACTGCTACCTTAAGTCTACGCCATCTGGACAGCCCAAAGTTCAGACCCCTCTCCTTGGTGTCACCTCCGGGTATTCTCTCAAACCCTGCGGCCCTGACCCAC AGCCTTGTCTGTCTCGCGTGTACCCGAATGTGGACTTTCCGGGGGCAGACTATCGGGTCTTATTCACAGCTGACTATGAGGAGTGTCAGCGAGTGTGCACTGAAGACCCCTTCTGCCagttttttacatttgtcaatGACGTCTTCACACCTGCAAAGATCAG GTATAAATGCCACCTGAAATTCAGCTGGCCTTTACCACGGACCTCAAACGTAAACAGGAAGACTGGTTTGGTCTCTGGTTTCTCGCACAGCACGAAACTCACTCAGTACTCCGACACAG CATGTTCCGTGAAGCTTTTTCCGAGCACCGACATCCCGGGAAGCAACATAGAGTCACAATCTGCCGGCACGCCAGAGCATTGTCTGGCATTGTGCTCCGCTCATCCACGCTGTACCTACTTCTCTTTCGAGAG CAAAGCCCTCACCTGTCACCTGAAGAGCAATCCCAATGAACTAGTGTTGAAGGCCAAAGAAGATGTAACATCTGGGATAGCAACACACTTCTGCCAACAAAATACCG ACTGGGCAAAGACAGCTCTTGACGGGGTCAATTTCCATGGTTCAGACATGCTGTTTGAGTTAGTGGACGACGAAATTATCTGCCAGAAGACATGTTCTATTGATCAAAATTGTCAGTTCTACACTTATGTCAATGAGAACTTTGAGGATTCAGATATCTG GCGTCACTGCTATCTCAAGCGCGTCACCACCATGCCAGCTCCTCCCAAAGTTACCAAACTGGCCAATGTGGTGTCTGGGTTCACTAAGAGAAACTGCATTTAG
- the LOC133470804 gene encoding glutathione S-transferase A-like, giving the protein MATDMTLYWGAGSPPCWRVMIALEEKHCDYDSKLLSFEKAEHKSPTVLAINPRGQLPTFKHGNRIINESAGACLYLENEFKDQGTKLTPTCRDEQAMMFQRIFEAVPLGQKLVDILYYEWKVPEGERHDSAKARNKEAVRVELKLWEGYLGKGSGPFMAGKSFSLADVTVFPYIAFAFYHGLCADRFPKLAQYHSMVKDRPSVKKTWPTVWQQNTDKLKDI; this is encoded by the exons ATGGCCACGGACATGACTCTGTATTGGGGCGCCGGATCTCCTCCGTGCTGGAGGGTGATGATCGCCCTGGAGGAGAAGCACTGCGACTACGACAGCAAACTTCTCTCCTTTGAGAAGGCGGAGCACAAATCGCCGACGGTGCTCGCCATCAACCCCAGAGGGCAA CTTCCTACCTTCAAACATGGGAACCGAATCATCAACGAGTCCGCTGGTGCCTGCTTGTACCTGGAG AATGAGTTCAAGGATCAGGGAACCAAGCTGACCCCAACCTGCCGTGATGAACAGGCCATGATGTTCCAGCGCATTTTCGAGGCTGTCCCACTTGGCCAGAAGCTCG TTGACATTTTATATTACGAGTGGAAGGTACCCGAAGGGGAGAGGCATGACTCTGCAAAGGCGAGGAACAAAGAGGCTGTGCGTGTGGAGCTCAAACTGTGGGAAGGATACTTGGGGAAG GGGTCAGGACCTTTCATGGCAGGAAAGAGTTTTTCCTTGGCTGATGTGACAGTTTTTCCATACATTGCCTTTGCCTTCTACCATGG GTTGTGTGCTGACCGTTTCCCTAAACTGGCTCAATATCACAGTATGGTGAAGGATCGGCCCAGCGTCAAAAAAACATGGCCTACTGTCTGGCAACAGAATACAGACAAGTTGAAGGACATCTGA